The Apium graveolens cultivar Ventura chromosome 10, ASM990537v1, whole genome shotgun sequence nucleotide sequence TGCAGTTGATAGGGTGGTTGGTCGGCGAATTGGCGTTGTTGCCCTGGACGTTGGCTTGGATGCAGGTACTGAAGAGGTTTTGGCTGGTAGCGTTGAAGATCTTGCAGTTGGCCTAGCTGTAGGGGTTGAAGATCTTGCGGTAGAACTAGCCGGTGTTGAAGTTCTTGTAGTAGAACTAGGCGTAGGCGTTGAAGATCTTGCAGTAGAGCTAGCTGCAGTTGAGGATCTTGCAGTAGACCTGGCTGGTGTTGAAGATCTTGCAGTGAACCTGGGCGTGGGTGTTGAAGATCTTGCAGTGGACCTTGATGGTGTTGAAGATCTTGCAGGAACTGTGGGATTAGTTGAGGTTAGAGTGGCACAAGAGGTGGGTGTTGAAGTCCTAGAAGGCTTAGATGTATTACCAACCAAGGGTTTAGATGTAGCAGCAGATGAGGGCTTAGGGGCTGAGCTCGAAACCGGTTTAGATACTGAGTTCAGAGTAGGGCGTTGAGTTGGTGTAGCTGATCTTGGCCCTAGACCCCCAGACAAAGAGGGGCCCCTACCTCCTCCGCTAGACATATTCAACCCAGGAGATGAAGCAGACTGTCTAGATGCTAAGTTTTTTGCAGTAGACTCCAGTTGGACGTTTGCTACCTAGAATCATAATAAACAATGAACAGAACAGAAATTCAGGAATCTGCTAATTCTATAAATAACAATTTAGATAGGTTGGAGTTTAAGTAAAAAAAGGCAGCTTGGATCATTTAAGTACTAAGCCATACAGAGAAGAGATTATTGTGTATGACTTACAGAGAAGAGATTATTGTGTATGAGAGCTCATGACTATTTTTTACATTAAGGAGGTATGGCAAgaacataaacatgtagcatcAAGCAAAGATGTACAAATATAAATCATCATACATTTTTAGTTTAGAAACACAGAGAGAGATTTTctagaaagaaaagaagatgCAAGCATACTTAAAAATAACTTGATGCAAAGTTCATCTCCTCACAACTGAATAGAGAATCGATGTCACCTCATCAACCTTGTTAATGTTGATTCAATTTAGTGCAAATTAAACATAGGAGGGGCTTATGCTGAGTAGTATTTACTTCTAAGAGGAAACCAGCGAACAGGGCTAGATATGGTTGTTTCCAGTGAGAAGTAcatgtaaaaatatatattaaagtCTGCAAAGCCGGGGTGCAGTAGTGCATGTTACAAACCAAAATTCAGTTTTGAGTTTCAGGTGAattctatactatactataattaAAAGAGTAATACAGAAATTATCATCCATTTGTTTAAAGATGGAAATCTAAAACTCTGTTCTGCTTATCTACATGGCAAATGAGAGTGCGATTTCTTGAAAACTGGACTCAGCTGAATGACAATTGACTCCATTCTTTTTTGGACTTGCATTAGACATATTTTTAGGTGTTCCATAGAAGAACAAATGTTCCATGTAGATAATAAGAATACAACTATTACCTATCTACTTAAGCCTATCTAATAAATACATAAGCCACATGTTCTTTGGACTGATTCTTCTTCCCTTTTTTAGTATTATTTGGACTAATTCTTCTTTGTTtctaaatataaaaaaattaagaaaGCATTACAATTGTGCTCTTACTCTAGATTTCGATGCAGTTGGATGAGCTTCAGGAGTTACAGTCTGACTCGTAACAGAATTTTGTGATTCCATCTCCAGTGAAGGAAATAGAGGAGTTCCAGGAGGGGATAGTAGCCTGAAGACACAAGAGAGTCCTGTAAATTACCCATCTTAGAACTATCCACTACTGTATAAGATAACATTATCTCTACAAACTCCACACCAACTTATCCCAcataaaaaacaaattaaatataaaataaaggaGTAATAATAGATTTGCTATCAAGCTAGATGGAGAAATTACTACCGACTACTTGAAGACAATACGTGCAAATGGCAAAGAGGGTAGAAGATAAACCATTAGCGGAAAAAATATGTCCAGGAATGAATGCATATTACCAAGACCGAAGTTAGGATTCCACTCAAAGCTCACTAGACTGCCACTAACCAACATCAAAAGAAACACGCAGAGTAAACAATTTCTACCAGAATTACCATTCATAATCATTCTTATCACCCTCCGAGTTCAAAAACTCATCAGACGCAGTCTTCAGTGCAGGTGCTAGACTCGCTGCAATATCATTTATAGGAGAACTCCCCGTTGTTCCTGCACGATATAAACTTCAATCCAACACCTCACCACCATAAATCAATAAATAACCCATAAATCCATATATGCCAAATATCATTATTCCCTCAACATTTTAATATAATCCCCCCACAAAAGTACAACATAGATCAGCATCAATAAAAAACACAATAAATATCACATAAATCCAAATTAGATTCACTAGCCAATCAAGAAATAATAATAAACACCCatcaaatctctctctctctctctctctctctctcacacacacacacccaCACACCCACACACACATACAGACATGCTAAAACCTATAAAGGTCCAAACTTTACCAAATAAAAAGGCAAATTAATGCTTAAACCCTATAAAGATCCAAACTTTACATAAAAGAAAGCCTGATTAAAGCTAAAAACACTATCAAGATCCAAACTTTAccaaaaaaaattcaagaaaagcaAGATCATACCGAGTGAAGCATGAAACTCGTCCGAGTTATGCAAGAAGACTGAGTCACGTTCTTTCTCAATTTTCCTCATGTCGAGAAACAAAGCAAGCTCATCTTCTTTATCAATCATCCTCATTGGCATTTCCGGAACCCTAAAATTCATCTTTTTCA carries:
- the LOC141689991 gene encoding uncharacterized protein LOC141689991 isoform X1 produces the protein MNFRVPEMPMRMIDKEDELALFLDMRKIEKERDSVFLHNSDEFHASLGTTGSSPINDIAASLAPALKTASDEFLNSEGDKNDYEWLLSPPGTPLFPSLEMESQNSVTSQTVTPEAHPTASKSRVANVQLESTAKNLASRQSASSPGLNMSSGGGRGPSLSGGLGPRSATPTQRPTLNSVSKPVSSSAPKPSSAATSKPLVGNTSKPSRTSTPTSCATLTSTNPTVPARSSTPSRSTARSSTPTPRFTARSSTPARSTARSSTAASSTARSSTPTPSSTTRTSTPASSTARSSTPTARPTARSSTLPAKTSSVPASKPTSRATTPIRRPTTLSTALDSSSPPVKSPSLFPKVATATSRNTVPPRVSSPIVKPRPWKPSEMPGFSLDAPPNLRTSLSERPVSATRGKPGSQVIRSSSVEPAPNGRIRRQSCSPSRGRPPNGVNVNSRSSVPALNRAYANANDNVSPVMYGTKMVERVMNMRKLAPPRQDDKHSPHSNLSGKSSSPDSSGFGRSLSKKSLDMAMRHMDIRRSIPGNLRPLMKNIPASSMYSVRSGPAPRSRIVGVQDSPVATSSNASSEVSVNNNAICLDRCEIEDDINSESGVPPASVLGR